One Vespula pensylvanica isolate Volc-1 chromosome 1, ASM1446617v1, whole genome shotgun sequence genomic region harbors:
- the LOC122633877 gene encoding actin-like protein 6B, with translation MSGGMLYGGDEIGALVFDLGHHSLRVGYAQEDTPKAEIPAVVGIGEDANNTATKTEPMDIDDKKPDSNITQSGTKYYIDTTILHVPRKNMEVVSYMKDGMIEDWDHFEKVLDYTYSKVIQSDAEYHPVLFSESPWNVRSKREKLTELMFEKYNVPAYFLVKNAVLAAFANGRATGIVVDSGATHTSAVPVQDGFVLTQAIVKSPLGGDYISMQCRQFLQDNDIDLSPSYMVGSKEVVKDHDKPRWVKKKGLPEVTKSWHNYMVKKLIQDFQATVLQVSETPYDEKIVSTIPSVQYEFPTGYHQDFGSERFRIPEALFDPSMVQMRGGMVGNTMLGVGHIVTTSVGMCDVDVRPALYGSVVVTGGNSFIQGFPERLNRDLSMRIPSSMRLKLISANGCAERRFGAWIGGSILASIGTFQQMWISSQEYEESGKNQVERKCP, from the exons ATGTCAGGAGGAATGTTATATGGAGGAGATGAAATTGGAGCCTTGGTATTTGACTTAGGACATCATTCTTTGCGAGTTGGATATGCTCAGGAGGATACGCCAAAGGCTGAAATACCAGCAGTTGTGGGTATAGGAGAAGATGCAAATAATACAGCTACCAAAACTGAACCTATGGACATTGATGATAAAAAACCAGATAGCAATATTACTCAATCAGGGACCAAGTATTACATCGATACAACGATTCTTCATGTCCCACGTAAAAATATGGAAGTTGTAAGCTACATGAAGGATGGTATGATCGAAGATTGGGatcattttgaaaaa gTATTGGATTATACATATTCTAAGGTTATTCAGTCCGATGCGGAATATCATCCGGTATTATTTTCTGAATCTCCATGGAATGTGCgtagtaaaagagaaaaattaactgaattaatgtttgaaaaatataatgtaccagcatattttcttgtaaaaaatgCTGTATTAGCTGCATTTGCAAATGGTAGAGCAACTGGCATCGTTGTTGATAGTGGTGCAACTCATACTTCTGCTGTACCTGTACAAGATGGCTTTGTATTAACACAAGCTATTGTAAAATCTCCTCTTGGTGGAGATTATATAAGCATGCAATGTAGACAATTTTTGCAG gACAATGACATTGATTTGTCTCCCTCTTACATGGTGGGTAGTAAAGAAGTAGTAAAAGATCATGATAAACCACGATGGGTGAAAAAGAAGGGCTTACCTGAAGTTACTAAATCCTGGCATAATTATATGGTAAAAAAACTTATTCAGGATTTTCAAGCTACTGTATTACAAGTTTCAGAAACACCATATGATGAAAAAATAGTCTCTACAATACCCTCTGTTCAATACGAATTTCCCACTGGTTATCATCAG GATTTTGGAAGTGAACGATTTCGCATACCAGAAGCATTATTTGATCCTAGTATGGTTCAAATGCGTGGTGGAATGGTTGGCAATACTATGTTAGGTGTAGGTCATATTGTTACGACTAGTGTTGGTATGTGCGATGTAGATGTAAGACCAGCACTTTATGGTAGCGTAGTTGTTACTGGTGGTAATTCATTCATACAG GGTTTCCCCGAGCGTCTTAATAGAGATCTATCTATGAGAATACCATCCAGTATgagattgaaattaataagtgCAAATGGTTGTGCAGAACGAAGATTTGGGGCATGGATTGGTGGTTCAATATTAGCTTCGATAGGTACTTTTCAACAAATGTGGATATCCAGTCAAGAATACGAAGAAAGTGGTAAAAATCAAGTGGAAAGAAAATGTCCTTGA